The nucleotide window GTTCGCCGAAGGCGCGCTCGACGGGTCGGCGCGGCGGGCAGTGCTGCCGCACCTGGCCGAGTGCTCGCAGTGCAGGGGCGCGGTGGCGTCGGTGGCCCGGGCACTTGCCGATTCGGCGATGGCCCGCGAGGTCGCCGCGGTCGAGGGCGGA belongs to Gemmatimonadales bacterium and includes:
- a CDS encoding zf-HC2 domain-containing protein, whose translation is MNRPEDLDLLKDALLARPRAETPTPECLDDETVAAFAEGALDGSARRAVLPHLAECSQCRGAVASVARALADSAMAREVAAVEGG